From the genome of Streptomyces sp. NBC_01317, one region includes:
- a CDS encoding tetratricopeptide repeat protein — translation MSGTGTCQRPGCEGSYEDMGGGELYCDTCGLAPVVGARGELSSPATGVTGGGRASGRSARGSSSSRASSRASSRSATSRRSVSGRLSLAQSGTAATGRSVSVRSSGASSTTSGRGRLGAGLVSVPDVPRPDPQAAVMENAEVPERKRFCSRSDCGAPVGRSRGDRPGRTEGFCTKCGHPYSFVPKLTRGDVVHGQYEVKGCLAHGGLGWVYLAIDRAVSDRWVVLKGLLDTGDQDAMEAAISERRFLAEIEHSNIVRIYNFVEHLDQRTGSMDGYIVMEYVGGKSLKEIANERRTATGQRDPLPVEQACAYGIEALEALGHLHSRNLLYCDFKVDNAIQTENQLKLIDMGAVRRVDDDESAIYGTVGYQAPEVAETGPSVASDLYTVARTLAVMTFDFHGYTNVFVDSLPDPGTIEVFRTYESFYRLLVRATDPDPARRFSSALEMAEQLTGVLREVVALQTGRPRPALSTLFGTEVRVTDTELFAQPTEDVSRLGARTARRKGRGARPSAAPGTVPGTPDLAAQAQLPGEVRSPEYASAQGRPQIPGQAPAQPQGQVQASMYASTPGPLPGQLPAYGPGQGHGSALPIPPQGETPSPLPLGAQAPAYGPGPASAPRAGQAPGTGHGSAPGLGHGSPLPAPGGGRTQAYGPGPAAAPRTGQTPGASHGSPPGQGAQAYGPGPAATPPTGQAPGTGHGSAQGQNHGSPLPAPAGGRTPAFGPGPASAPPAGPAPGAGHGSAQGQSHSSALPVPGAGQGYGPGPANSHGQSLGSASPDVSGQGPGSVPPAGRGHAAYVPALGQGQSLAPVGGGGRGPRLVAMDAPATALALPVPRVDPNDPNAGFLASLMAAAPAELISALASAPADTVERRLRELRARLEMNDLVPAGEALRALEAEHPDDWRVVWYRGLFALATGDHESAALAYDAIYDAFPGEPAPKLALGVCAEVLGQLDNAAEYYRLVWMTDPSYVSAAFGLARVQLAAGDRASAVRTLESVPEASIHYTAARVAAVRARLRERDVAVPAREAARTPGTEPALIDDLSAAARQVSELQQFGLDAVRREQLSTEVLGTALDWVLSGSPGGRPGPAVLLGSALDERGLRFGLERSYRVLARLAQRGEERIELVERANRFRPRTWV, via the coding sequence ATGAGCGGGACGGGCACATGCCAGCGCCCCGGGTGCGAGGGCTCGTACGAGGACATGGGCGGCGGTGAGCTGTACTGCGACACCTGCGGTCTCGCCCCGGTGGTGGGCGCGCGCGGCGAGCTGTCCTCGCCGGCCACGGGCGTCACGGGCGGCGGCCGGGCCAGCGGGCGCTCCGCGCGCGGCAGTTCGTCGTCGCGCGCCTCCTCCCGGGCCTCCTCGCGCTCCGCCACCTCCCGCCGCTCGGTGTCCGGCCGGCTCTCCCTGGCGCAGTCGGGCACGGCGGCGACCGGCCGGTCGGTGTCGGTCCGCAGCTCCGGTGCGTCCTCCACGACCTCGGGGCGCGGCAGGCTGGGCGCCGGGCTGGTCTCCGTACCGGACGTGCCGCGTCCGGATCCGCAGGCCGCGGTGATGGAGAACGCGGAGGTGCCGGAGCGCAAGCGGTTCTGCTCGCGTTCCGACTGCGGTGCGCCGGTGGGGCGTTCGCGGGGTGACCGGCCGGGCCGTACGGAAGGGTTCTGCACGAAGTGCGGCCACCCGTACTCGTTCGTGCCGAAGCTGACCCGGGGCGATGTGGTGCACGGGCAGTACGAGGTCAAGGGCTGCCTGGCGCACGGCGGTCTGGGGTGGGTCTACCTGGCGATCGACCGGGCCGTCTCGGACCGCTGGGTCGTCCTCAAGGGCCTGCTGGACACGGGCGACCAGGACGCGATGGAGGCGGCGATCTCCGAGCGGCGCTTCCTCGCCGAGATCGAGCACTCGAACATCGTCCGCATCTACAACTTCGTGGAGCACCTCGACCAGCGGACCGGCTCCATGGACGGCTACATCGTCATGGAGTACGTGGGCGGGAAGTCGCTCAAGGAGATCGCCAACGAGCGGCGGACGGCCACCGGTCAGCGCGATCCGCTGCCGGTGGAGCAGGCGTGCGCGTACGGCATCGAGGCGCTGGAGGCGCTGGGTCACCTGCACAGCAGGAACCTGCTGTACTGCGACTTCAAGGTCGACAACGCGATCCAGACGGAGAACCAGCTCAAGCTGATCGACATGGGCGCGGTCCGCCGGGTGGACGACGACGAGTCGGCGATCTACGGCACCGTCGGGTACCAGGCGCCGGAGGTCGCGGAGACGGGTCCGTCGGTGGCCTCGGACCTGTACACGGTGGCGCGCACGCTCGCGGTGATGACCTTCGACTTCCACGGCTACACGAACGTGTTCGTGGACTCCCTCCCGGACCCGGGCACCATTGAGGTCTTCCGTACGTACGAGTCGTTCTACCGCCTGCTGGTGCGGGCGACGGACCCGGACCCGGCGCGGCGGTTCTCCTCGGCGCTGGAGATGGCGGAACAGCTGACGGGGGTGCTGCGGGAGGTCGTGGCCCTCCAGACGGGGCGCCCGCGCCCGGCACTGTCGACGCTGTTCGGTACGGAGGTACGGGTCACGGACACGGAGCTGTTCGCACAGCCGACGGAGGACGTGTCCCGCCTGGGCGCGCGGACGGCCCGCCGGAAGGGCCGGGGGGCGCGGCCGTCGGCGGCGCCGGGAACGGTGCCGGGTACCCCGGACCTCGCGGCACAGGCACAGCTCCCCGGCGAGGTCCGGTCCCCGGAGTACGCCTCCGCGCAGGGTCGCCCCCAGATCCCCGGCCAGGCGCCTGCCCAACCCCAGGGACAGGTCCAGGCCTCCATGTACGCCTCCACCCCAGGTCCCCTCCCGGGCCAACTCCCGGCGTACGGCCCGGGCCAGGGCCACGGCTCGGCCCTCCCGATCCCGCCCCAGGGCGAGACCCCGTCGCCCCTGCCGCTCGGCGCCCAGGCCCCGGCCTACGGCCCGGGCCCGGCCTCCGCTCCACGCGCGGGGCAGGCGCCCGGTACGGGCCACGGTTCGGCCCCGGGCCTGGGCCACGGCTCCCCCCTGCCGGCTCCCGGCGGGGGCCGGACCCAGGCCTACGGCCCGGGCCCGGCTGCCGCCCCGCGGACCGGGCAGACCCCAGGTGCGAGCCACGGCTCGCCCCCGGGCCAGGGCGCCCAGGCCTACGGCCCGGGCCCGGCTGCCACCCCGCCCACCGGACAGGCCCCCGGTACGGGCCACGGCTCGGCCCAGGGCCAGAACCACGGCTCACCTCTGCCGGCTCCCGCCGGGGGCCGGACCCCGGCCTTCGGCCCGGGTCCGGCTTCCGCCCCGCCCGCCGGCCCGGCGCCCGGCGCGGGCCACGGCTCGGCCCAGGGCCAGAGCCACAGCTCAGCCCTGCCGGTTCCGGGCGCGGGCCAGGGCTACGGGCCGGGCCCGGCCAACAGCCACGGCCAAAGCCTCGGTTCGGCGTCTCCGGACGTTTCGGGACAGGGTCCGGGTTCCGTTCCGCCGGCCGGGCGGGGCCACGCCGCGTACGTTCCGGCCCTCGGGCAGGGGCAGAGCCTGGCGCCCGTGGGCGGCGGGGGGCGGGGGCCGCGGCTCGTGGCCATGGACGCGCCCGCGACCGCGCTCGCGCTGCCCGTCCCCCGGGTCGACCCGAACGACCCGAACGCGGGGTTCCTGGCGAGCCTGATGGCCGCCGCCCCCGCCGAACTCATTTCCGCGCTGGCGTCGGCCCCGGCCGACACCGTGGAGCGCCGGCTGCGCGAGCTGCGGGCCCGGCTGGAGATGAACGACCTGGTCCCCGCCGGTGAGGCGCTGCGCGCGCTGGAGGCGGAGCACCCCGACGACTGGCGGGTCGTCTGGTACCGGGGCCTGTTCGCCCTGGCCACCGGCGATCACGAGAGCGCGGCGCTGGCGTACGACGCCATCTACGACGCGTTCCCCGGCGAGCCCGCGCCCAAGCTCGCGCTGGGGGTCTGCGCCGAGGTGCTCGGCCAGCTCGACAACGCCGCCGAGTACTACCGCCTGGTCTGGATGACCGACCCGAGTTACGTCAGCGCCGCGTTCGGCCTGGCCAGGGTGCAGTTGGCCGCCGGTGACCGGGCCTCGGCCGTACGGACCCTGGAGTCCGTGCCCGAGGCGTCGATCCACTACACGGCGGCGCGTGTCGCGGCCGTACGGGCCAGGCTGCGCGAGCGTGACGTGGCCGTACCGGCCCGGGAAGCGGCCCGGACCCCGGGCACGGAACCGGCGCTGATCGACGACCTGTCGGCGGCGGCGCGGCAGGTTTCCGAGCTCCAGCAGTTCGGCCTGGACGCGGTGCGGCGTGAACAGTTGTCGACGGAGGTACTGGGCACGGCTCTGGACTGGGTACTCTCCGGTAGTCCCGGGGGCCGCCCCGGCCCGGCCGTGCTGCTCGGCAGCGCGCTGGACGAGCGCGGCCTGCGTTTCGGGCTGGAACGCTCGTACCGGGTACTCGCCCGGCTCGCTCAGCGCGGCGAGGAGAGGATCGAACTGGTGGAGCGGGCCAACCGTTTCCGCCCCCGGACGTGGGTGTGA
- a CDS encoding glutamate ABC transporter substrate-binding protein, which yields MAAACVVTASLTLLPLAHSTSEKGPDRAAQRVVTSASAAAEDCSEPEASLPPSTADGPAIERIKARKKLVVGVDQNSYRWGYRDPESNKIQGFDIDLARAIANDILGSPDAIIFLAIPTNQRVPALEKGTVDLVVRTMTINCARIKQVAFSTAYFQAGQQVLAPKGSTITGRDTSLAGKRVCTAEGSTAYEAMKEESFGAIYQDKNDGKPGDEDLLTVPNQLDCLVRLQLGEVDAVVTDNALAAGQAAQDPTVELTGKPFTTEYYGVAAKLGNDDLVRRVNEVLVGYRAGGDNSPWMTSYRKWLAAGLPGITAPPPAKYKNG from the coding sequence ATGGCCGCGGCCTGTGTGGTGACGGCGTCGCTCACCCTGCTGCCGCTCGCCCACAGCACGTCGGAGAAGGGTCCGGACCGGGCGGCCCAGCGCGTGGTCACCTCCGCGTCCGCCGCCGCCGAGGACTGCTCGGAGCCGGAAGCCAGCCTGCCGCCCTCCACCGCCGACGGCCCGGCGATCGAGCGGATCAAGGCCCGGAAGAAACTGGTCGTGGGCGTCGACCAGAACAGCTACCGCTGGGGGTACCGCGACCCTGAGTCGAACAAGATCCAGGGCTTCGACATCGATCTCGCGCGGGCGATCGCCAACGACATCCTGGGCAGCCCGGACGCGATCATCTTCCTCGCGATCCCCACCAACCAGCGGGTGCCGGCGCTGGAGAAGGGCACGGTGGACCTGGTCGTCAGGACGATGACGATCAACTGCGCCCGGATCAAGCAGGTCGCCTTCTCCACCGCCTACTTCCAGGCGGGCCAGCAGGTGCTCGCCCCCAAGGGCTCGACGATCACCGGGCGCGACACGTCGCTGGCCGGGAAGCGGGTCTGCACGGCGGAGGGCTCGACGGCGTACGAAGCGATGAAGGAGGAGTCCTTCGGTGCGATCTACCAGGACAAGAACGACGGGAAGCCCGGTGACGAGGACCTGTTGACGGTCCCCAACCAGCTCGACTGCCTGGTCCGGCTCCAGTTGGGCGAGGTGGACGCGGTGGTGACGGACAACGCGCTCGCGGCGGGCCAGGCCGCGCAGGACCCGACGGTCGAACTCACGGGCAAGCCGTTCACCACGGAGTACTACGGCGTCGCGGCCAAGCTCGGGAACGACGACCTGGTCCGCCGGGTGAACGAGGTGCTGGTGGGGTATCGCGCCGGTGGGGACAACAGCCCCTGGATGACCTCGTACCGGAAGTGGCTGGCGGCGGGGCTGCCGGGGATCACCGCGCCGCCTCCCGCCAAGTACAAGAACGGGTAG
- a CDS encoding N-acetylglucosamine kinase — MSTGTGTAGPAAGRGSVLAVDAGNSKTDVAVIGADGSVLGTARGGGFQPPVVGIEAAIDILAVAIAEAASAAGLPGLDFADHVSACLANADLPVEERELAEAVQARGWGRTTDVRNDTFAILRAGLPSGAEPRGVAVVCGAGINCVGMLPDGRTARFPALGRISGDWGGGSGLAEEAMYYGARAEDGRGEPTELVRTLPGHFGLATMYDLIEALHRGHIPYARRHELAPVLFATSAAGDPVARSLVDRLAEEVVALSTVALGKLDLLGEEAPVLLGGSVLAARHPQLDDGIAERLAAKAPKAYVEVVTAPPVLGAALLGLDRVGASAEAHVRLGEHFV; from the coding sequence ATGAGCACGGGGACGGGCACGGCCGGCCCGGCGGCGGGGCGCGGCAGCGTCCTCGCCGTCGACGCCGGGAACAGCAAGACCGATGTGGCCGTGATCGGCGCCGACGGTTCGGTGCTGGGCACGGCCCGCGGGGGCGGCTTCCAGCCGCCGGTCGTCGGGATCGAGGCGGCGATCGACATCCTGGCGGTGGCGATCGCCGAGGCCGCGTCGGCGGCGGGGCTGCCGGGGCTGGACTTCGCCGACCATGTGTCGGCGTGTCTGGCCAACGCCGACCTGCCCGTCGAGGAGCGGGAGCTGGCGGAGGCGGTGCAGGCGCGGGGGTGGGGGCGTACGACCGACGTGCGCAACGACACCTTCGCGATACTGCGGGCCGGCCTGCCGAGCGGCGCGGAGCCGCGGGGTGTGGCCGTCGTGTGCGGCGCGGGCATCAACTGCGTCGGCATGCTGCCGGACGGGCGGACGGCGCGGTTCCCCGCGCTCGGGCGCATCTCCGGTGACTGGGGCGGCGGTTCGGGGCTCGCGGAAGAGGCGATGTACTACGGCGCCCGGGCCGAGGACGGCCGGGGCGAGCCGACGGAGCTGGTACGGACCCTGCCGGGGCACTTCGGCCTGGCGACGATGTACGACCTGATCGAGGCGCTGCACCGGGGGCACATCCCCTACGCGCGGCGGCACGAGCTGGCGCCGGTGCTGTTCGCGACGAGCGCGGCGGGCGACCCGGTCGCCCGGTCGCTGGTGGACCGGCTGGCGGAGGAGGTCGTGGCGCTGTCCACGGTCGCGCTCGGCAAGCTGGACCTGCTGGGCGAGGAGGCGCCGGTGCTCCTCGGCGGCAGTGTGCTGGCGGCGCGTCATCCGCAGCTGGACGACGGGATCGCGGAGCGGCTGGCGGCGAAGGCGCCGAAGGCGTACGTGGAGGTGGTCACGGCGCCGCCGGTGCTGGGGGCCGCGCTGCTGGGTCTTGACCGGGTGGGGGCGAGCGCGGAGGCGCATGTGCGGCTGGGTGAGCACTTCGTGTGA
- a CDS encoding 6-phospho-beta-glucosidase, whose translation MKLAVVGGGSTYTPELIDGFARLRDTLPIEELVLIDPSADRLGLVGGLARRIFAKLGHPGRVTTTSDLDAGVEGADAVLLQLRVGGQAARNQDETWPLECGCVGQETTGAGGLAKALRTVPVVLDIAERVRRTNPDAWIIDFTNPVGIVTRALLEAGHKAVGLCNVAIGFQRKFAALLEVAPSEVYLDHVGLNHLTWELGVRLGGPEGENLLPKLLSEHATAVAEDLHMPREIVERLGVVPSYYLRYYYQHDAVVRELRTKPSRASEVAAMEKQLLEMYGDPSLDEKPALLAKRGGAFYSEAAVDLAASLLRGGGSPVQVVNTYNNGTLPFLPDNAVIEVQAEVGTSGAVPLAVPKLDPLYSGLIANVTAYEDLALQAALHGGRERVFKALLSHPLIGQYEYAEALTDQLIAHNREHLAWA comes from the coding sequence ATGAAGCTCGCAGTGGTAGGCGGAGGATCGACCTACACACCCGAACTCATCGACGGATTCGCACGGCTGAGGGACACCCTGCCGATCGAGGAACTCGTACTGATCGACCCGTCGGCCGACCGGCTCGGACTGGTCGGGGGCCTGGCCCGGCGCATCTTCGCCAAGCTCGGCCACCCCGGGCGCGTCACCACCACGTCCGACCTGGACGCGGGGGTCGAGGGCGCCGACGCCGTCCTGCTCCAGCTGCGGGTCGGCGGACAGGCCGCGCGGAACCAGGACGAGACGTGGCCGCTGGAGTGCGGCTGCGTCGGACAGGAGACGACGGGCGCCGGGGGGCTCGCCAAGGCGCTGCGCACGGTGCCGGTGGTGCTCGACATCGCCGAGCGGGTGCGCCGTACCAACCCCGACGCGTGGATCATCGACTTCACCAACCCGGTGGGGATCGTGACGCGCGCGCTGCTGGAGGCCGGGCACAAGGCCGTCGGGCTGTGCAACGTGGCGATCGGCTTCCAGCGCAAGTTCGCCGCGCTGCTGGAGGTCGCGCCGTCCGAGGTGTACCTGGACCACGTGGGGCTCAACCACCTGACGTGGGAGCTGGGGGTGCGCCTGGGCGGCCCCGAGGGCGAGAACCTGCTGCCCAAGCTGCTGTCCGAGCACGCGACGGCGGTGGCGGAGGACCTGCACATGCCGCGCGAGATCGTCGAGCGGCTCGGCGTCGTCCCCTCGTACTACCTGCGGTACTACTACCAGCACGACGCCGTCGTACGGGAGTTGCGGACGAAGCCGTCGCGCGCCTCCGAGGTGGCGGCGATGGAGAAGCAGCTGCTGGAGATGTACGGCGACCCGTCCCTGGACGAGAAGCCCGCGCTGCTCGCCAAGCGCGGGGGCGCCTTCTACTCGGAGGCCGCGGTGGACCTGGCGGCGTCGCTGCTGCGGGGCGGCGGCAGTCCGGTGCAGGTGGTGAACACGTACAACAACGGCACGCTGCCGTTCCTGCCCGACAACGCGGTCATCGAGGTCCAGGCGGAGGTCGGCACGTCCGGCGCGGTGCCGCTCGCGGTGCCGAAGCTGGACCCGCTGTACTCGGGGCTGATCGCGAACGTCACGGCGTACGAGGATCTCGCCCTCCAGGCGGCGCTGCACGGCGGGCGCGAGCGCGTCTTCAAGGCGCTGCTGTCGCATCCGCTGATCGGGCAGTACGAGTACGCCGAGGCGCTCACCGACCAGCTGATCGCGCACAACCGGGAGCACCTCGCGTGGGCATGA
- a CDS encoding carbohydrate ABC transporter permease, which yields MTTTTLTAPPAAERTRDRGPDAARHRRKRILNWIAVHSVALALALFFILPFVFVFLTSVMSDGQALSGDLWPTSWHWSNYSTVFHTPGFLTWWRNSLVYAVLGTVFTVCSSVPVAYALAKFRFRGRRTAMILVISTMMLPPQVIIIPMYLVWAQQFHLSGSLWPLIIPMAFGDAYSIFLLRQFLLTIPQEYIESAKVDGCGELRTLLKIVVPMAKPGIAAVALFQFFYCWNDYFGPQIYAAQNPGAWTLSYGLESFKSAHSVNWNLTMAATLLVMAPVIIVFFFAQKAFVEGVTLTGVKG from the coding sequence ATGACCACCACGACCCTGACCGCGCCACCCGCCGCCGAGCGGACCCGCGACCGCGGGCCCGACGCCGCCCGGCACCGCCGCAAGCGGATCCTGAACTGGATAGCGGTCCACTCCGTGGCGCTCGCGCTGGCGCTCTTCTTCATCCTGCCGTTCGTGTTCGTCTTCCTCACCTCGGTGATGAGCGACGGGCAGGCGCTGAGCGGCGACCTGTGGCCGACCTCGTGGCACTGGTCGAACTACTCGACGGTGTTCCACACGCCGGGCTTCCTGACCTGGTGGCGCAACTCGCTGGTGTACGCGGTGCTGGGCACCGTCTTCACGGTCTGTTCGTCGGTCCCGGTCGCGTACGCCCTCGCGAAGTTCCGCTTCCGGGGCCGCCGTACGGCCATGATCCTCGTCATCTCCACGATGATGCTGCCGCCGCAGGTCATCATCATCCCGATGTACCTGGTGTGGGCGCAGCAGTTCCACCTGTCGGGCTCGCTGTGGCCGCTCATCATCCCGATGGCGTTCGGCGACGCGTACTCGATCTTCCTGCTGCGGCAGTTCCTGCTCACCATCCCGCAGGAGTACATCGAGTCGGCGAAGGTCGACGGCTGCGGCGAACTGCGCACGCTGCTGAAGATCGTCGTACCGATGGCCAAGCCCGGCATCGCGGCCGTCGCCCTGTTCCAGTTCTTCTACTGCTGGAACGACTACTTCGGGCCGCAGATCTACGCCGCGCAGAACCCGGGGGCCTGGACACTGAGTTACGGACTGGAATCCTTCAAGAGCGCGCACTCGGTCAACTGGAACCTGACCATGGCGGCGACTCTGCTGGTGATGGCCCCGGTCATCATCGTGTTCTTCTTCGCACAAAAGGCCTTCGTCGAAGGCGTCACGCTCACCGGAGTAAAGGGCTGA
- a CDS encoding carbohydrate ABC transporter permease — protein MALSLTTSAKAARSGAAGAPRNTPLRRKQNRDRMRVLGFLSPWLIGFSVFFAYPLIATVYFSFMHYNQIKAPDFVGLRNWKYVFQQMPLFGPALWNTMWLVVVMVALRVAFGLGIGLLVTKIKTGVGLFRTAFYIPYLAPPVAATVAFVFLLNPSTGPVNEMLGWIGLHGPNWFNDPSWSKPSLVLLSVWGIGDLMVIFMASLLDVPKEQYEAADLDGAGAWSKFRYVTWPAITPIVLFAVVTGVVQTMQYYTQALVAGKLASGVSIGPGTVIQPGYPDHSTLTVPQLVYSLGFQNFNTGAACVLSLVLFAIAMAVTLLLMRKSVGLIPAED, from the coding sequence ATGGCACTGTCACTCACCACCTCGGCGAAAGCCGCCAGGTCCGGGGCGGCCGGGGCACCGCGCAACACCCCGCTGCGCCGCAAGCAGAACCGCGACCGGATGCGCGTCCTGGGCTTCCTGTCCCCGTGGCTGATCGGTTTCTCGGTCTTCTTCGCCTATCCGCTGATCGCCACCGTCTACTTCTCGTTCATGCACTACAACCAGATCAAGGCCCCCGACTTCGTGGGGCTGCGGAACTGGAAGTACGTGTTCCAGCAGATGCCGCTCTTCGGTCCCGCGCTGTGGAACACGATGTGGCTGGTTGTCGTGATGGTCGCGCTGCGGGTGGCCTTCGGCCTGGGCATCGGCCTGCTGGTCACGAAGATCAAGACGGGCGTCGGCCTGTTCCGTACGGCCTTCTACATCCCGTACCTGGCACCGCCGGTCGCCGCGACCGTGGCCTTCGTCTTCCTGCTGAACCCGTCCACGGGCCCGGTCAACGAGATGCTGGGCTGGATCGGCCTGCACGGCCCGAACTGGTTCAACGACCCCAGCTGGTCGAAGCCGTCGCTGGTGCTGCTCTCCGTGTGGGGCATCGGCGATCTGATGGTCATCTTCATGGCCTCGCTGCTGGACGTGCCCAAGGAGCAGTACGAGGCCGCCGATCTCGACGGCGCGGGGGCCTGGTCGAAGTTCCGTTACGTCACCTGGCCGGCGATCACCCCGATCGTACTGTTCGCCGTGGTCACCGGGGTCGTACAGACGATGCAGTACTACACGCAGGCCCTGGTCGCCGGAAAGCTCGCGTCGGGTGTCTCCATCGGGCCCGGCACGGTGATCCAGCCCGGCTATCCCGACCACTCGACCCTGACCGTCCCGCAGCTCGTCTACTCGCTGGGCTTCCAGAACTTCAACACCGGCGCGGCATGTGTGCTCTCGCTCGTGCTCTTCGCCATCGCCATGGCCGTCACCCTGCTGCTGATGCGCAAGAGCGTCGGCCTCATCCCGGCGGAGGACTGA
- a CDS encoding ABC transporter substrate-binding protein yields MARWRIRTCVSAALAASALLLSGCANPSTGSDTDDPTKPVTLKFWHGWSAPGEVKAINANIARFEKLHPNIKVVSTGNVGDETINQALRAGGSKAPDVVTSFTTNNVGQYCSSDMWVDLDPFFKKSGIDKAEVFPKTLLDYTQYQGVQCAVPLLADAFGMYYNKDAFKAAGIASPPRTMSELKADAVKLTEKNKDGSVKRAGFMPNYQLYQNAPDRMFAQWGPKYFDGNGKAQLADEPKTEDFFTTMKSIADAQGGYAAMERLRQTFGDEYSNGNAFLNGKLAMHLDGEWRGLMLDDEKAKFDWGVAPLPVPDDQADTYGRGYLTGTVAGIAHSSMHQNAAWELVKFLTVDTDSVVSFANAIHNVPSTNEALKSPKLDQDPAFQEFLKIAQNPYSQAVPPSNNGGQYINSFGDFSQSVESGRTPLKDLHGALKELDDQIDADNVQSEN; encoded by the coding sequence ATGGCGCGATGGCGTATACGCACCTGCGTGTCCGCGGCGCTCGCCGCATCGGCGCTGCTGTTGTCCGGCTGCGCGAATCCGAGCACCGGGAGCGACACCGACGACCCGACCAAGCCGGTCACGCTGAAGTTCTGGCACGGCTGGTCGGCGCCCGGCGAGGTGAAGGCGATCAACGCGAACATCGCCCGCTTCGAGAAGCTCCACCCGAACATCAAGGTCGTCTCCACCGGCAACGTCGGCGACGAGACGATCAACCAGGCGCTGCGCGCCGGCGGCAGCAAGGCTCCCGACGTGGTGACCTCGTTCACCACCAACAACGTCGGCCAGTACTGCTCGTCCGACATGTGGGTGGACCTCGACCCCTTCTTCAAGAAGAGCGGGATCGACAAGGCGGAGGTCTTCCCGAAGACGCTGCTGGACTACACGCAGTACCAGGGCGTCCAGTGCGCGGTGCCGCTGCTCGCGGACGCGTTCGGCATGTACTACAACAAGGACGCGTTCAAGGCCGCCGGGATCGCCTCGCCGCCCCGGACGATGTCCGAGCTGAAGGCCGACGCGGTCAAGCTGACCGAGAAGAACAAGGACGGCTCGGTCAAGCGCGCCGGCTTCATGCCGAACTACCAGCTCTACCAGAACGCGCCGGACCGGATGTTCGCGCAGTGGGGCCCGAAGTACTTCGACGGCAACGGCAAGGCGCAGCTCGCCGACGAGCCGAAGACCGAGGACTTCTTCACGACGATGAAGTCCATCGCGGACGCGCAGGGCGGGTACGCGGCCATGGAGCGGCTGCGCCAGACCTTCGGCGACGAGTACTCGAACGGCAACGCCTTCCTGAACGGCAAGCTCGCCATGCACCTGGACGGTGAGTGGCGCGGGCTGATGCTGGACGACGAGAAGGCGAAGTTCGACTGGGGCGTGGCGCCGCTGCCCGTACCGGACGACCAGGCGGACACGTACGGGCGCGGCTACCTGACCGGCACGGTCGCCGGGATCGCGCACAGCAGCATGCACCAGAACGCCGCGTGGGAGCTGGTGAAGTTCCTGACGGTCGACACCGACTCGGTGGTCAGCTTCGCCAACGCGATCCACAACGTGCCGTCCACGAACGAGGCCCTCAAGTCCCCGAAGCTGGACCAGGACCCGGCGTTCCAGGAATTCCTCAAGATCGCCCAGAACCCGTACAGCCAGGCGGTCCCGCCGTCCAACAACGGCGGCCAGTACATCAACTCGTTCGGTGACTTCTCGCAGTCCGTCGAATCGGGCAGGACACCGCTCAAGGACCTGCACGGCGCTCTGAAGGAACTCGACGACCAGATCGACGCCGACAACGTCCAGTCGGAGAACTGA